One region of Polyodon spathula isolate WHYD16114869_AA chromosome 25, ASM1765450v1, whole genome shotgun sequence genomic DNA includes:
- the LOC121300085 gene encoding transcription initiation factor TFIID subunit 11-like, with protein sequence MADPMVKMEADPMAVDPDAGHQQGAIEPSPAAWDPKEIKVEDEEQQGSFKEAGLGEQGEQGEQSSEGPQAKKLKVEPEKRREKRQKVDEDEIQKMQILVSSFSEEQLNRYEMYRRSAFPKAAIKRLIQSITGSSVSQNVVIAMSGISKVFVGEVVEEALDVCEKWGEMPPLQPKHMREAVRRLKTRDQIPNTKHKRVLLQ encoded by the exons ATGGCAGATCCGATGGTGAAGATGGAAGCAGACCCGATGGCGGTGGACCCCGACGCTGGACACCAGCAGGGAGCGATCGAGCCATCACCCGCCGCCTGGGACCCCAAGGAAATCAAAGTGGAGGACGAGGAGCAGCAG GGCTCCTTCAAAGAGGCTGGTCTTGGGGAGCAGGGGGAACAAGGGGAGCAGTCCTCTGAGGGCCCCCAGGCCAAGAAACTAAAAGTGGAACCGGAGAAGAGGAGGGAGAAGCGGCAAAAAGTGGATGAGGATGAGATCCAGAAAATGCA GATTTTAGTGTCGTCCTTCTCGGAGGAGCAGCTCAATCGGTATGAGATGTACCGCAGATCAGCCTTTCCTAAAGCGGCTATCAAAAGG CTGATCCAGTCAATCACAGGCTCCTCTGTGTCTCAGAATGTGGTCATCGCCATGTCCGGCATTTCAAAGGTGTTTGTCGGGGAGGTGGTGGAGGAAG CTCTGGATGTGTGTGAGAAGTGGGGGGAGATGCCTCCGCTGCAGCCCAAGCACATGAGAGAGGCGGTGCGGAGACTGAAGACCCGAGACCAGATCCCCAACACCAAGCACAAACGCGTCCTGCTGCAGTGA